In Gemmatimonadales bacterium, one DNA window encodes the following:
- a CDS encoding Hsp20/alpha crystallin family protein, producing MADQHSSQSGAPGSQQGTSGSNTSGSKSGTGTGTGSSGSTSSGSKQGSGSSTSGNQGGMGGSGSNSNTSGSKNGTSGGSSNQGNNQGGQQGGMSGSGSSTGGSKGTGSGNQGGMGGSSGSKNGSSGNQSGTGGSSGSKGGSNTDQRGGGAGGGDKYATDSDDKTNYGASGNKGNSSSSNSSASKPSGTGMKGGGSSDNDESGSDEGGSEDDSEDDPAGYRASMRDEGSLEMNDDSDYGSRSGGSAGRASGRWRSNSSDRNSINDRSRSAGQWSDSNLAQRRGQSDYGYGSGGSYGSGSGGSYGSGSGGSSGPGSYGYGSGRYGTGSSGSYGSGSRGSYASPFSLMRRMAEDMDRILDDYGLGVGAAHHSGNALSAGDSWQHQSTPSQQSTSQQSLSESTWNPEVEVFHRGDKVVVRADLPGLKKEDVHVDVEDDILTISGERSHEEKNDRKDYYQSERSYGKFWRAIALPDGVDADDCDAKFKDGVLEVEFKAPEPEQRRKKSISIH from the coding sequence ATGGCGGATCAGCATTCCTCGCAGAGCGGCGCACCGGGCTCGCAGCAGGGGACCAGCGGCAGCAACACCAGCGGATCAAAGAGCGGCACCGGCACTGGCACCGGAAGCAGCGGCTCCACGAGCTCGGGGTCGAAGCAGGGCAGCGGCTCCTCGACCAGCGGCAACCAGGGCGGGATGGGCGGCAGCGGGAGCAACAGCAACACCAGCGGATCGAAGAACGGCACCAGCGGTGGCAGCAGCAATCAGGGGAACAATCAGGGCGGCCAGCAGGGCGGGATGAGCGGCAGCGGCAGCAGCACCGGCGGGTCGAAGGGGACCGGCAGCGGCAACCAGGGCGGCATGGGCGGCAGCAGCGGATCGAAGAACGGCAGCAGCGGCAATCAGAGCGGCACCGGTGGCAGCAGTGGTTCGAAGGGCGGCAGCAACACCGATCAGCGCGGCGGCGGGGCCGGTGGTGGTGACAAGTACGCGACCGACTCCGATGACAAGACCAACTACGGCGCATCCGGGAACAAGGGGAACAGCAGCTCGTCGAACAGCAGCGCGTCGAAGCCGAGCGGGACGGGGATGAAGGGTGGCGGAAGCAGCGACAACGACGAGAGCGGCAGTGACGAGGGTGGCAGCGAAGATGATTCGGAGGACGACCCAGCAGGGTACCGCGCATCAATGAGGGATGAAGGGAGCCTGGAAATGAACGACGATTCGGATTACGGCTCGCGCAGCGGTGGAAGCGCGGGCCGAGCCAGTGGGCGGTGGCGGAGCAACAGCAGCGACCGCAACAGCATCAACGACCGGAGCCGTTCGGCCGGTCAGTGGTCCGACTCGAACCTGGCCCAGCGCCGCGGGCAGTCCGACTACGGCTACGGCTCAGGCGGATCATATGGTTCGGGTTCAGGTGGATCGTACGGCTCGGGGTCCGGTGGATCATCTGGCCCGGGGTCGTATGGGTATGGCTCAGGGCGGTATGGGACGGGATCGAGCGGCTCGTATGGATCGGGTTCGCGTGGATCGTACGCGTCGCCGTTCTCGCTGATGCGGCGGATGGCGGAGGACATGGACCGGATCCTGGACGATTACGGCCTGGGCGTGGGTGCTGCGCATCACAGCGGCAACGCGCTCAGTGCTGGCGACAGCTGGCAGCATCAGAGCACCCCGTCGCAGCAGTCGACGTCGCAGCAGTCGTTGTCCGAGTCGACCTGGAATCCTGAGGTCGAGGTCTTCCACCGTGGCGACAAGGTTGTTGTGAGGGCTGATTTGCCGGGATTGAAGAAGGAAGACGTCCATGTTGATGTGGAGGACGACATCCTGACGATCTCCGGCGAGCGGAGCCACGAAGAGAAGAACGATCGCAAGGATTACTACCAGAGCGAGCGGAGTTACGGGAAGTTCTGGCGGGCGATCGCGCTGCCCGATGGAGTCGACGCCGACGACTGCGACGCGAAGTTCAAGGACGGCGTGCTGGAGGTCGAATTCAAGGCGCCGGAGCCGGAGCAGCGGCGGAAGAAGTCGATTTCGATTCACTAG